TTTTCCAGTCTGTTTACTCGTTACAGGCACTGTAgttgttgtagttgatgGGATAGTGATTCACAAAGGTAGTTGTCATTTACATAAGAGTTAACAAATATCTATTCAACTATTCAAGTAAAGTTTAAGACGTAGTTAATATATTCTTAACTTTAGAAGAGATCAAAGTGAAAATATAAGTACCTTTACTGCTGTGGAATCAGTATAATAAGCACACAGTGAAGCCTGAAACTTGATTTTCAACACACTGTGGCCTTCATTTATCCATCTATACTCCATTTACTGCGTTTAAGATCATATTTATATGTCATATACTCACCCATCACAGCTACCCTGTAAGGTCTTCTACAACATAAGTACCCCCCCCCCACCAATCCCACTTCACCCACTCCTCTGCAATCGTGTCCAGTCGACCCACGACTCACTCAAACCAGTCTCGGGAGAAAAGACGCAACGAAGAGACGTTTGAAACAGACTATGGTACCATCTCCGGCTCTGGTCTCCGAGAATGACTCTGATACGACCGACTTCCAGGCCAAAATTGCACGCCTTGACAACCCTGACCAAGTGGAGAGGcggaaggaggaggaatgGTCCGAGAAGCAGCGGATATGACTCGAGACTGGGTGGTATAGTTGTCGATCTTGGGCTCGGACATCTCGGTGAGCCGTCTAGACCTGGAGAAAGCGTTGAATCGTCCTTAACAGACTTGGGAGTCGCATCATCTAATCGCCGTCGTCTCCACCAATGATAATGGGGGGCTTCTTGAAGGGAGTAggtgcagaagaagacttgGAGGGCTTCTGGAAGGCATTTATTTCTGTCATTGAGAGACATAGGCTCGCCGTCCTCGTCCCCGTTCTGGTGGCTCTCATGAGGTCCGTCTTGATGGGGTTGTTTTCAGAGAACTCCTTGTGTCCGTTGCCCTGACTCGAATGGCTGCAATGTCAATCTTACCTAGGGACTTGTAGGAGTCACCGACATTGCCTCGATCTGAGTTTGCGTCTCGTCCCTCGAGTGTGAAGGTCAAGCATCCCGGCTTCTTTCGGATCTCGGCCAGGTCACCCTTGACGAGCTTGTAGGACGACTCGACAGGTGTGGCGGAATGTCGAGGatgatttttttcttaGGTCTCTGTGATTGGTGGGACGAGTACGGGACCAGTTGCCTTGATAGTACTCCTCTATGCATGCCCAGAGCGGGAATCAGTTGCCACACCGTTGCCCCACCAGTGTGGATGCGGGGTAATTGTAGTGCATGAATGAGGCTGTCTCGAGATTTCACCAGGGAGAGCAGCGTATAGCCTGCCTCGTCTTACACAATCGCAGCATCTCTGAAACAAGCCCCATTCATTCTGCCATTTATCTTGCAGTTCTCGGAACTTGATTTGAGGATGATGCATGAACCTCACCAACTGACTGCCTCATTGGTTTCAGGTGGGTTTGGTTGCAGGTATTAGGagatgtatatatagagagagagctgTTCAATGTTTCTTGATTCTCTCACTGCTACCACCTAACTACGATCCAACTAAAACCCAACTAAAACCTCAACTACCACTTCCACACAATCAATGGTCACCAACAACCGGGATATCGACAACATGAGTTTTTCTCAGCTGAATCACTTGGTTCGTGCAATGAGAAAGCGCGAAAACCAGCTTTCCCGAGTGACCTCGCAGTTTTTCGACTCTGTCAACAAGcatctggagaagatgctCCGTGACACGAACTCTCCTACTTCCAGACAAGAGTGTTCCGAGGCGGCTCGGACTTTGAAGCGGAATTTCGCCCTGATGCTTGTCCTGTGGAAAGAAGACCGAACCAATCTGGTTCAACTGCTGACAGAATGTGTTTCTACGCTCGCAAAAACGATGCAGCGACTGGCTCAACTCCCCAATGATTCCGGAAAGGTGCTTAGTCGAAACGCCAAATCCATCATCACAAGAGCCGAAAAGACATTAAATTCGATCACTGAACGTTTCGAAAATATGGAGAAAACGACACTATCGACACTATTGCGCAAGTTCGTTGTACGCCAGAACCCGGAGTTGAAAAAGTGGTTTCGCCAGGAACACCTCAGCCGTCGCCGCAATACCCGACCTATCGTGGCTTTGGCCCAAGAGAGATTTTGGCCAAAGGAGTCATTCTATACGCCTCCCGAGCTCATGGTACTGTTTTACATCAATGCAGATATCCTGGCATGTGTAAAGTCCAGTCGCATCAACTCTGACTGGCTCCGTTGCTTTCAGGACCCGCACATGGAAAAACACTGGGAGGCGAAGATGCGGGCTCAGAATCCAACTTTTCGGCTAGGGGATGCGGATACCCAGACTTGGGCTGACTGTATCTTGGCTTATGCAGGCCGACTCGAAACCTGGCAAGCTGTTGATTATGTGAGTGGCAACACTACAAACAAGACCCCTGCTGAGGGAGACTCCCACAATCTCCAATCAGACGTCTTTCAACTGGAACCTCGACATTTTGTACCTCTCAAGGACTCATGGGAGTACTTTTGCTACCATCAAGATGTTCCGATGTTCCATAGTGGCGGTCCGCTCACGCCTTCtgagcttctccaagtCTTGTATCTGGACAACGGTGCTGCATTCATTAAATATGGGGGCATTGAATTCACGCTTCCTCCCAGCATTCTTCCGGATGAAATGCTTGGCTATGTCGAAGATCATAATTATTCGCTACTTTCTGTCAAGCTGACTGATCGCACAATCCAAGTTCGGTTGAAGAACGGACAAGTTGTCTTATTTTCCCGCGACGACCCCCATTCCCAGAAATTCTTCTTGGGAGCAGTTGGAGAAGACTACTTTGAAGTCGGAGATGCTCTTTTTGCGAGGGCAAAACAAGGCACGGGTTGGACTTACTCCATTTTTGAAATCGGCAATCAGGAGACTGTCAGGGTGTTCGCCGGAAGCTCGAAGTTCTCAACTCCTGTGACTTGTGGAAATGGCATCATTTGGTGGAGGATCGATCGACATCTCGTCCCTGCGTTTTATGACCAGAGTGGTTCGGGAACAGTGTATGTACCACCAAGCACTATCAAACTGGAACAACAACCGGAGCCAGTGAGTGCCGATCCCCAACATTCTACAAAGCAAGTGGGCAGCCAACTGGCTGGGTCGTCGTGGGAATGGGTGTCCCTCGCCGTAAACCACA
The Yarrowia lipolytica chromosome 1A, complete sequence genome window above contains:
- a CDS encoding uncharacterized protein (Compare to YALI0A07128g, some similarities with uniprot|Q6CFZ1 Yarrowia lipolytica YALI0B02310g), which gives rise to MVTNNRDIDNMSFSQLNHLVRAMRKRENQLSRVTSQFFDSVNKHLEKMLRDTNSPTSRQECSEAARTLKRNFALMLVLWKEDRTNLVQLLTECVSTLAKTMQRLAQLPNDSGKVLSRNAKSIITRAEKTLNSITERFENMEKTTLSTLLRKFVVRQNPELKKWFRQEHLSRRRNTRPIVALAQERFWPKESFYTPPELMVLFYINADILACVKSSRINSDWLRCFQDPHMEKHWEAKMRAQNPTFRLGDADTQTWADCILAYAGRLETWQAVDYVSGNTTNKTPAEGDSHNLQSDVFQLEPRHFVPLKDSWEYFCYHQDVPMFHSGGPLTPSELLQVLYLDNGAAFIKYGGIEFTLPPSILPDEMLGYVEDHNYSLLSVKLTDRTIQVRLKNGQVVLFSRDDPHSQKFFLGAVGEDYFEVGDALFARAKQGTGWTYSIFEIGNQETVRVFAGSSKFSTPVTCGNGIIWWRIDRHLVPAFYDQSGSGTVYVPPSTIKLEQQPEPVSADPQHSTKQVGSQLAGSSWEWVSLAVNHNATRLGLVMSAAAGFMAIVR